The following proteins are encoded in a genomic region of Dialister hominis:
- a CDS encoding TAXI family TRAP transporter solute-binding subunit — translation MGKWKKTMAAAAAALVLTAAFAGCGDEKSSGQAQSKPAAGQTIRINFPTAGASGALYAVGAAITNMWSQNIPGMQAASQASAGGVANLNMVSDGEAQVSIAISSNVYQCLNGTDSFEGHAYKDLKAIGGLYLNPNQVVAAANTNINSLEGFKGKKFAVASAGSSVYNECDVHFTAAGMKFPEDIQAEYITFTDAADMLQNGSIDGAWIMSGAPASAVTQALTSGAHLVPIPNELIEKLKAKYPWYTSYTIKAGTYPNQNEDVNTSAIKMVMFCRGDLPDDVVYQMTKTLWEHMDELGQSQKNLKGLTAANAVKDIAGVPLHPGAAKYYKEIGVLQ, via the coding sequence ATGGGCAAATGGAAAAAGACAATGGCAGCAGCGGCAGCAGCACTCGTTTTGACGGCTGCATTTGCAGGATGCGGAGATGAAAAGAGCAGCGGACAAGCACAGTCGAAGCCGGCAGCAGGCCAGACAATCCGCATCAACTTCCCGACTGCAGGCGCATCCGGTGCACTCTATGCCGTAGGCGCAGCCATCACGAATATGTGGAGCCAGAATATCCCAGGCATGCAGGCAGCCAGCCAGGCCTCCGCAGGCGGCGTCGCGAACCTCAATATGGTCTCTGACGGCGAAGCGCAGGTATCGATTGCGATTTCCAGCAACGTGTACCAGTGTCTGAACGGTACTGACAGCTTTGAAGGCCATGCGTACAAGGACCTCAAAGCCATCGGCGGACTTTACCTCAACCCGAACCAGGTTGTTGCCGCAGCCAATACGAATATCAACAGCCTCGAAGGCTTCAAGGGCAAGAAATTTGCCGTAGCTTCCGCAGGGTCTTCCGTTTATAACGAATGCGACGTCCACTTCACGGCGGCCGGCATGAAGTTCCCGGAAGACATCCAAGCGGAATACATCACCTTCACCGACGCAGCCGACATGCTGCAGAACGGATCCATCGACGGCGCATGGATCATGTCCGGCGCACCGGCCTCTGCCGTCACCCAGGCACTGACAAGCGGTGCTCACCTCGTCCCGATCCCGAACGAGCTCATTGAAAAGCTGAAAGCGAAGTACCCATGGTACACCAGCTACACCATCAAGGCAGGCACATACCCGAATCAGAATGAAGACGTGAATACGTCCGCCATCAAGATGGTCATGTTCTGCCGCGGCGATCTGCCGGACGATGTCGTCTACCAGATGACGAAGACACTCTGGGAACACATGGATGAACTCGGCCAGTCCCAGAAGAACCTGAAGGGCCTCACCGCAGCGAATGCCGTCAAGGATATCGCAGGCGTTCCGCTCCATCCGGGCGCTGCGAAGTACTACAAGGAAATCGGCGTACTGCAGTAA
- a CDS encoding cupin domain-containing protein produces the protein MIHKFHPDKNRWDGVEPHIYKENPGVFRKVTKQILFDNENDLPVQFRYFQVEKNGFSSLEHHKHMHAVMIFKGKGHVLLGNQVYAVEEGDFLTIAPWQWHQLRADRGEILGFLCLVNHDRDIPKYPTEEDLAEIRKNPEAAAFLDGTLKD, from the coding sequence ATGATTCATAAATTTCATCCGGACAAGAACAGATGGGATGGAGTAGAACCCCATATCTATAAGGAAAACCCGGGCGTATTCCGCAAAGTGACCAAGCAGATCCTTTTTGACAATGAAAACGACCTGCCGGTGCAGTTCCGTTATTTCCAGGTGGAGAAGAACGGCTTCTCTTCGCTTGAGCATCATAAGCACATGCATGCTGTCATGATTTTCAAAGGAAAAGGCCATGTCCTTCTGGGCAATCAGGTCTATGCTGTCGAAGAGGGAGATTTCCTGACGATTGCCCCCTGGCAGTGGCACCAGCTCAGGGCGGACCGCGGAGAAATCCTTGGTTTCCTCTGTCTTGTCAACCACGACAGGGACATCCCGAAGTATCCGACAGAAGAGGATCTGGCGGAAATCAGGAAGAACCCGGAGGCGGCCGCTTTCCTTGACGGGACACTGAAAGACTAG
- a CDS encoding DUF362 domain-containing protein — protein MAEVKPGTGGDHYIPYEERKGNESIVYFTRDLSAEGLKKIYEKISANLTGKIAVKLHTGEKHGPNILPRPWVKELLEKEIPDATIIETNTYYEGDRYTTAQHRETLKVNGWTFAPVDIIDDESHGTTMLPVKGGKWFDAMSVGKGLLDYDSFLALAHFKGHTQGGFGGSNKNIGIGCADGRIGKAMIHTYEGQDQWSIGTEEFMERMTESTKATIDHFGKKIAYINVMRNMSVSCDCEGVAAAPVVTPNVGILASLDILAVDQACVDCVYAMKEEDHHDLVERMESRHGLRQLTYMKELGMGFDRYVLIDLDNGEKRIDAKEAVKGVKPFVNE, from the coding sequence ATGGCAGAAGTAAAACCAGGAACCGGCGGAGATCATTACATTCCGTACGAAGAAAGAAAAGGAAATGAATCGATCGTCTATTTCACAAGAGACCTTTCCGCCGAAGGGCTCAAGAAGATTTATGAAAAGATTAGTGCAAACCTGACAGGCAAGATCGCCGTCAAGCTGCACACCGGCGAAAAGCACGGCCCGAACATCCTGCCGCGCCCGTGGGTCAAGGAACTCCTTGAAAAGGAAATCCCGGATGCCACGATCATCGAAACAAACACCTATTATGAAGGCGACCGCTACACGACCGCCCAGCACAGGGAAACGCTGAAGGTCAATGGCTGGACCTTCGCACCGGTCGACATCATCGACGACGAATCCCACGGCACCACGATGCTTCCGGTCAAAGGCGGCAAATGGTTCGACGCTATGTCCGTCGGCAAAGGCCTTCTGGACTATGATTCCTTCCTGGCTCTCGCCCATTTCAAGGGCCATACCCAGGGCGGTTTCGGCGGATCCAACAAGAATATCGGCATCGGCTGCGCAGACGGCCGCATCGGCAAAGCCATGATCCACACCTATGAAGGACAGGATCAGTGGTCGATCGGCACCGAAGAATTCATGGAAAGAATGACCGAATCTACAAAAGCAACTATCGACCATTTCGGCAAGAAGATCGCTTATATCAATGTCATGAGAAATATGTCCGTTTCCTGCGACTGCGAAGGCGTCGCCGCCGCTCCTGTTGTAACCCCGAACGTCGGCATCCTTGCTTCCCTTGACATCCTCGCTGTCGACCAGGCTTGCGTTGACTGCGTCTATGCCATGAAGGAAGAAGACCATCACGACCTCGTGGAACGCATGGAATCCCGTCACGGCCTGCGCCAGCTGACCTACATGAAGGAACTGGGCATGGGATTTGACCGCTACGTCCTGATCGACCTCGACAATGGCGAAAAACGCATCGATGCGAAAGAAGCCGTCAAGGGCGTCAAACCATTCGTCAATGAATAA
- a CDS encoding HAD family hydrolase codes for MNKKGWLSQAGDTIIFDMDGTLIDSVGVWNDVDAALIKELGGPEEDPSFTQRRRDELLTRFRADDDPYVSYCGELGKIYHSDKSGRDIMKRRYEIAQDFLVNRVDYKEGAPELIKKLASLGKTLVISTTTKRANMEVYRTKNRNIREKAPVDKYFVKIYTREDAERIKPDPQIHEKLLAEMGKKPEDCFIFEDSLIGVRAAKAAGIPVAAIYDKYSDAEREEINALADMTFDSSADVLKNM; via the coding sequence ATGAATAAGAAGGGCTGGCTTTCACAGGCCGGGGACACGATCATCTTTGATATGGACGGCACGCTCATCGACTCCGTCGGAGTATGGAATGATGTCGACGCTGCCCTCATCAAGGAGCTCGGAGGCCCCGAAGAGGATCCGTCCTTCACGCAGAGGAGAAGGGATGAGCTCCTGACCCGTTTCCGCGCTGACGACGATCCCTACGTTTCCTACTGCGGAGAGCTGGGAAAGATTTACCATTCAGACAAATCCGGCAGGGACATCATGAAGCGCCGTTATGAAATCGCGCAGGATTTCCTTGTGAACCGCGTCGACTACAAGGAAGGTGCGCCTGAGCTCATCAAGAAGCTCGCTTCCCTTGGGAAGACACTCGTCATTTCCACGACGACAAAACGCGCGAACATGGAAGTCTACCGGACAAAGAACAGGAACATCCGCGAGAAAGCGCCCGTCGACAAGTACTTCGTGAAAATCTACACGAGGGAAGATGCCGAGCGCATCAAGCCGGACCCGCAGATCCATGAAAAGCTCCTTGCTGAAATGGGAAAGAAACCGGAAGACTGCTTCATTTTCGAAGACTCCCTGATCGGCGTCAGGGCGGCAAAGGCAGCCGGCATTCCTGTCGCTGCGATTTACGACAAGTATTCGGACGCAGAGAGAGAGGAAATCAACGCTCTGGCGGATATGACCTTCGATTCCTCTGCCGATGTCCTCAAAAATATGTAA
- a CDS encoding manganese efflux pump MntP, with protein sequence MSFWLFLSNLLLGAGLAMDAFSVSLANGLQEPYMKRRKMTLIAGVFGFFQFAMPFIGWICVNMLIGVFQFLWPLIPWISLILFCAIGGFMIKDGLTGEEEAVHSQVYMKALLLQGIATSIDALSVGFTIAEYDASDALLASLIIGITTFFICIAGLILGKTFGMKLADKAIILGGIILIAIGIEIFIG encoded by the coding sequence TTGAGCTTTTGGCTTTTTCTGAGCAATCTTCTTCTTGGCGCAGGCCTTGCCATGGACGCCTTTTCCGTTTCGCTGGCAAACGGCCTGCAGGAACCGTACATGAAAAGGAGGAAGATGACGCTGATCGCCGGTGTCTTTGGATTTTTCCAGTTCGCGATGCCATTTATCGGCTGGATTTGTGTCAATATGCTTATCGGTGTGTTCCAGTTTCTCTGGCCGCTCATTCCGTGGATTTCCCTCATCCTTTTCTGCGCCATCGGCGGTTTCATGATCAAGGACGGACTGACGGGCGAAGAAGAAGCCGTCCATTCGCAGGTTTATATGAAGGCGCTCCTCCTGCAGGGGATTGCGACCTCCATCGACGCCCTTTCCGTCGGCTTTACGATTGCAGAATACGATGCATCCGACGCGCTCCTTGCTAGCCTCATCATCGGCATCACCACCTTCTTCATCTGCATCGCAGGCCTCATCCTGGGCAAGACATTCGGCATGAAGCTTGCGGACAAGGCCATCATTTTGGGCGGTATCATCCTGATTGCGATCGGCATTGAAATCTTCATCGGCTAG
- a CDS encoding aminotransferase: MNIERFGVEEWMDKYESDAKYNITDTCARPMTLKELFALAGEDREDFVEALFEKEQSYGSIYGLASLKEEIAGLYETITPDDILTQHGATGGNQHVLFSLVRPGDRVVAFSPSYQQFYSTPRALGANVTVLKLRRSNGFLPDLDELRKAAARGLRLICINNPNNPTGSLIPEDMMKEIVEIARSSGTYILCDEVYAGVSIEGAACPSIADLYEKGIATGSMSKAFSLAGLRLGWLATKSQEALRQFKRVRDYDLVSCGLFDEETAALALRHKEKILERNRAILRENLPILDAWVKEEPRTSYVRPRAGTMALVYYDLDIDSDIFSQRMFKETGAFAVPGTCFEERRALRIGYGHDGEALKEGLSVVSSFMRKLEEEGIPVIKE, from the coding sequence ATGAATATCGAGCGGTTTGGCGTGGAAGAATGGATGGACAAGTACGAATCGGATGCAAAATACAATATCACCGACACCTGCGCCCGTCCCATGACGCTGAAGGAACTCTTTGCCCTTGCGGGAGAAGACAGGGAAGATTTCGTGGAAGCTCTCTTTGAGAAGGAGCAGTCCTACGGAAGCATTTACGGCCTTGCCTCTCTCAAGGAAGAAATCGCCGGGCTCTATGAGACGATCACCCCGGACGATATCCTTACCCAGCATGGCGCGACCGGCGGAAACCAGCACGTCCTTTTCTCCCTCGTACGTCCCGGAGACAGGGTCGTCGCTTTTTCCCCGAGCTACCAGCAGTTTTACTCGACGCCCCGCGCTCTTGGAGCCAATGTCACGGTGCTGAAGCTCCGACGAAGCAATGGATTCCTTCCCGATCTTGACGAACTCAGGAAAGCCGCTGCAAGGGGCCTCCGCCTCATCTGCATCAACAATCCGAACAACCCGACCGGTTCCCTCATCCCAGAAGACATGATGAAGGAAATCGTCGAGATTGCAAGGAGCTCCGGCACCTACATCCTCTGCGATGAAGTCTATGCCGGCGTTTCCATCGAAGGCGCTGCCTGCCCATCGATTGCCGACCTTTACGAAAAAGGCATCGCGACAGGCTCCATGTCCAAAGCCTTCTCTCTGGCAGGACTCCGCCTCGGATGGCTGGCAACAAAGAGCCAGGAAGCCCTCCGCCAGTTCAAGCGCGTCCGGGACTATGACCTTGTCAGCTGCGGACTTTTCGATGAGGAAACGGCAGCCCTTGCGCTCCGCCATAAGGAAAAAATCCTTGAAAGGAACCGCGCTATCCTCCGCGAAAACCTTCCCATCCTCGATGCATGGGTCAAGGAGGAGCCGCGCACTTCCTACGTCAGGCCGAGAGCCGGCACGATGGCGCTTGTCTACTATGACCTTGACATCGACTCCGACATTTTCAGTCAGAGAATGTTTAAGGAAACCGGCGCATTCGCTGTCCCGGGCACCTGCTTTGAGGAAAGAAGAGCCCTCCGCATCGGCTACGGCCATGATGGAGAAGCCCTGAAGGAAGGCCTTTCCGTCGTCAGCTCCTTCATGAGGAAGCTGGAAGAAGAAGGAATCCCAGTCATAAAAGAATAA
- a CDS encoding EamA family transporter codes for MFKFWWPIGLIILSSVGYQVGLKEVSTGMDPFVALVVTYLVASAVSFAIYFIQGTGEAGWKKDIFTINPAALGLGAAIVGIELGNVYMYQAGWTVNTAFIVSNGLIVLALMVMGTLLYGEKITPRKILGVVISMAGIAAITLG; via the coding sequence ATGTTTAAATTCTGGTGGCCGATCGGCCTTATCATCTTATCAAGTGTCGGATACCAGGTCGGGCTGAAGGAAGTCTCGACCGGTATGGATCCCTTCGTCGCGCTCGTCGTGACCTACCTCGTCGCATCCGCCGTTTCCTTTGCCATTTACTTCATCCAGGGGACAGGGGAAGCAGGATGGAAGAAGGACATCTTCACCATCAATCCGGCGGCCCTCGGTCTTGGCGCTGCCATCGTCGGCATCGAGCTTGGGAACGTCTACATGTACCAGGCAGGCTGGACCGTCAATACCGCCTTCATCGTGTCGAACGGCCTTATCGTCCTCGCCCTCATGGTCATGGGGACCCTCCTTTACGGAGAAAAGATCACCCCGAGGAAGATCCTGGGCGTCGTCATTTCCATGGCAGGCATCGCCGCCATCACATTGGGCTGA
- a CDS encoding ATP-dependent helicase, producing the protein MDILEGLNEKQIEAVTTTEGYVRVIAGAGSGKTRALASRFAYLVNDLGIMPGHILCVTFTNKSAREMAMRIHRLTGDNDTGYINTFHGFCVSVLQEDSFAVSYPKNFLVIDNSDIDEMLAIIYEEMGLTLRDMPFNKARDMIEMKKCVWEPEYYKDMIAMPLQVLYERYHTATTVQDIIFYGYLYQEKKCFALDYNDLIKFTLYIFEENEEIRLKWQKLLEYIMLDEFQDIDPLQYKLMEALCGYHNNLFIVGDPDQTIYTWRGANIRFLLDFDKKFPNVKTILMNDNYRSSPEILAAANSLIAKNKNRFNKNLIAHRPSGPKVTCFMGKTAGEEADRVAKEIIELHKKGVPYKDITLLYRAHYVTRNLEEKLLKKKIPYTIYSGTQFFGRMEIKDALCYLRMIVSQDDMAFRRIINKPKRNIGQRRMEFLTNYASENGCTLFEALRKNVEEPTLKRTGAADFIELIDTFAKDSEGKPVSEVLSAILDESGYEKMLRTEGSQERLDNLAELKQSVFEYETTCGEETNIVHYLEHAALFSSMDTGEGQDKVKLMTVHTAKGLEFPYVFICGMNEGIFPSRKTRTVNGMEEERRLAFVAMTRAEKALYITEAGGANLDGSPRYPSRFILDIDRDKLEFDSPVDEQLMKETMVYVGRSTAFLQEDKDETTMEAGTRVRHPVFGPGTIVEVDGSAHAYLIKFDSMPTMRQISFHARLFKL; encoded by the coding sequence ATGGACATACTGGAAGGACTCAATGAGAAACAGATCGAAGCCGTCACCACGACAGAAGGCTACGTGCGCGTCATCGCAGGCGCAGGCTCGGGCAAGACACGCGCCCTTGCCAGCCGTTTCGCCTACCTTGTGAACGACCTCGGCATCATGCCAGGCCACATACTCTGCGTCACATTCACGAATAAATCCGCACGCGAAATGGCCATGCGCATCCACCGCCTGACCGGCGACAACGACACAGGATACATCAATACATTCCACGGCTTCTGCGTCTCCGTCCTGCAGGAAGACAGCTTTGCCGTTTCCTATCCGAAGAATTTCCTCGTCATCGACAACTCCGACATCGATGAGATGCTCGCCATCATTTATGAGGAAATGGGCCTCACCCTGCGCGACATGCCCTTCAACAAAGCGCGCGACATGATCGAAATGAAGAAGTGCGTCTGGGAACCGGAATACTACAAGGACATGATTGCCATGCCGCTTCAGGTCCTCTATGAAAGGTACCATACCGCGACGACCGTCCAGGACATCATTTTCTACGGCTACCTGTACCAGGAAAAGAAATGCTTCGCTCTGGACTACAACGACCTCATCAAATTCACGCTCTACATCTTTGAGGAAAATGAGGAAATCCGCCTCAAGTGGCAGAAGCTCCTCGAATACATCATGCTCGATGAATTCCAGGATATCGACCCGCTTCAGTACAAGCTGATGGAAGCCCTCTGCGGCTACCACAACAACCTCTTCATCGTCGGCGATCCCGACCAGACCATTTACACATGGCGCGGCGCCAATATCCGTTTCCTTCTGGACTTTGACAAGAAATTTCCAAACGTCAAGACCATCCTCATGAATGACAACTACCGCTCAAGCCCTGAAATCCTTGCTGCGGCAAACTCCCTCATCGCCAAGAACAAGAACCGTTTCAACAAGAACCTCATTGCCCACAGGCCAAGCGGGCCGAAGGTCACCTGCTTCATGGGAAAGACAGCGGGCGAGGAAGCAGACCGCGTGGCAAAGGAAATCATAGAGCTCCATAAGAAGGGCGTCCCGTACAAGGACATCACGCTCCTTTACCGCGCCCACTACGTCACAAGGAACCTCGAGGAAAAGCTCCTCAAGAAGAAAATCCCGTACACCATTTACAGCGGCACGCAGTTCTTCGGAAGGATGGAAATCAAGGACGCCCTCTGCTACCTGCGCATGATTGTCAGCCAGGACGACATGGCTTTCCGGAGAATCATCAATAAGCCGAAAAGAAATATCGGGCAGCGCCGCATGGAATTCCTCACGAATTACGCCTCTGAAAACGGCTGCACACTCTTTGAAGCCCTCAGGAAGAATGTCGAGGAACCCACGCTGAAACGCACAGGCGCCGCCGATTTCATCGAACTCATCGATACCTTTGCCAAAGACAGCGAAGGGAAACCCGTCTCCGAGGTCCTCTCTGCCATCCTTGACGAAAGCGGGTACGAGAAAATGCTTCGCACTGAAGGCAGCCAGGAACGTCTCGACAATCTGGCGGAACTCAAGCAGTCTGTCTTCGAATATGAAACCACCTGCGGCGAAGAGACGAACATCGTCCATTATCTGGAGCACGCTGCCCTTTTCTCAAGCATGGACACCGGCGAAGGACAGGACAAAGTGAAGCTCATGACCGTCCATACCGCCAAGGGCCTTGAATTCCCGTACGTCTTCATCTGCGGCATGAACGAAGGCATCTTCCCGTCAAGGAAGACAAGGACAGTGAATGGCATGGAAGAAGAAAGACGCCTTGCCTTCGTTGCCATGACAAGAGCCGAAAAAGCCCTCTACATCACGGAAGCCGGCGGCGCCAACCTCGACGGCTCGCCAAGATACCCGTCAAGATTCATCCTGGACATCGACAGGGACAAGCTTGAATTCGATTCGCCCGTCGATGAACAGCTCATGAAGGAAACCATGGTCTACGTAGGAAGATCGACCGCCTTCCTGCAGGAAGACAAAGACGAAACAACCATGGAAGCAGGCACCCGCGTCCGCCATCCCGTCTTCGGCCCGGGCACCATCGTCGAAGTCGATGGAAGCGCCCATGCCTACCTCATCAAATTTGACAGCATGCCCACCATGCGCCAGATCTCCTTCCACGCAAGACTGTTCAAATTGTAA
- a CDS encoding beta strand repeat-containing protein gives MKNGKVFLRLSVIALLLACTSGTIVQAEDVSGKVNEVSESAEDTVYGGNAADGSALNNQLSITKEASVNGSAYSGYSSNGEASGNTLKITRTGTIYESAEGGYVNSGSGAVSCNKVFMESGEVVQSINSGSTGGSGDATGNSIELSGGTVTVSVYGGVSAGGNAKGNSVTIGGGSIDAKAGNVYGGVTLTSESAESSGNYLYIKESGTVDANAYGGYSGFGSALKNIVTMTGGTVGDCLYGGRVSEKSNGEASYNEVTISGGTVSNDVIGGYSQNGDVIGNKVTVEGTATVKGTDYSDVYGSYSIDGKASGNQVQMTGGSVQSEISGAFSYKGDAINNTLTISGGTVDGYASGGSSDAGAVTGNIITISENGTIKNDAVGGLLSEGTKGTSGNQAIMTGGSVGGNLIGGYIMISSPSNADNTVTVTGGTFGEETSVYGGYTEEGDASGNKVTIQDVTVNGYAEGGYSGGGSVTGNTLAISGNSYVKENAYGGLLYFADGTVSGNKVLLSGGTVSGQAAGGMSFLGDAVEVSGNEITVTGGTIEEGVYGGLAQLGGNASGNTVTISGGTINKYVYGGSADSGTASNNTVNIYGGTFKSDTRLYGGFSDDSSGNTLNFYTKGITVDKLGYFQNLSFYVPEDTTAGETILTVTSTADVSGASIRASVYDSMKMSPGDTITLIDGRSGLTAEDTDYGMMSGSSTVTDAAFLRREVNIRKDGDKVILEVPEDSVPSLLSDTKLLAEAREASIETLWNASDIVFSFVLVDSCRTHPSAASIFAMKRDRISIRPA, from the coding sequence ATGAAAAACGGGAAGGTTTTCTTAAGGCTGTCAGTGATAGCTCTTCTCTTAGCCTGCACATCAGGGACGATAGTACAGGCAGAAGATGTATCCGGCAAAGTGAATGAAGTTTCAGAAAGTGCGGAAGATACTGTCTACGGCGGAAATGCCGCAGACGGCAGCGCATTGAATAATCAGCTCTCCATCACGAAAGAAGCATCCGTCAATGGATCCGCATACAGCGGCTATTCATCAAACGGAGAAGCTTCCGGAAATACTTTGAAAATCACGAGGACAGGAACCATCTACGAGAGCGCGGAAGGCGGCTACGTGAATTCTGGAAGCGGAGCAGTCTCATGCAATAAAGTTTTCATGGAAAGCGGCGAAGTAGTACAATCTATCAACAGCGGCAGTACGGGCGGCAGCGGTGACGCCACAGGAAACAGCATCGAATTAAGCGGCGGGACAGTTACGGTTTCTGTCTACGGCGGTGTTTCCGCAGGAGGTAATGCGAAGGGAAACAGCGTGACGATCGGGGGCGGCAGCATTGATGCAAAAGCCGGGAACGTTTATGGCGGCGTGACTTTGACGAGTGAGAGCGCCGAATCGTCAGGAAATTATCTTTATATCAAAGAATCCGGCACGGTTGACGCGAATGCTTATGGCGGTTATTCCGGTTTCGGCTCAGCTCTGAAAAATATAGTGACGATGACAGGCGGCACCGTGGGAGACTGCCTCTATGGAGGCCGCGTCTCTGAAAAAAGCAATGGCGAAGCTTCCTACAATGAAGTGACCATAAGCGGCGGCACAGTTTCTAATGATGTCATCGGAGGCTATTCTCAAAATGGCGATGTCATCGGGAACAAGGTTACCGTGGAAGGCACGGCCACAGTAAAGGGAACTGATTACAGCGATGTTTATGGCAGCTACTCAATAGACGGCAAAGCTTCTGGCAATCAGGTGCAAATGACAGGCGGCAGCGTGCAGAGTGAAATCAGCGGTGCCTTCTCTTATAAAGGCGATGCCATAAATAATACTCTGACAATATCAGGCGGAACCGTGGATGGTTATGCATCCGGCGGCTCTTCAGACGCTGGTGCTGTGACAGGAAATATCATTACAATCAGCGAAAATGGTACAATAAAAAATGATGCAGTGGGAGGCCTTTTGTCTGAAGGAACCAAGGGTACCTCAGGAAACCAGGCCATCATGACCGGAGGCAGTGTCGGCGGAAATCTGATTGGCGGATATATCATGATAAGCAGTCCGTCAAATGCGGATAATACCGTCACCGTGACAGGCGGGACATTCGGTGAAGAAACGAGCGTCTATGGCGGGTATACAGAAGAAGGCGATGCTTCCGGAAACAAAGTGACGATCCAGGATGTGACCGTCAATGGCTATGCCGAGGGCGGCTATTCAGGCGGCGGTTCCGTGACGGGCAATACGCTTGCCATCAGCGGCAATTCCTATGTTAAAGAAAATGCATATGGAGGCCTTCTTTACTTTGCAGATGGCACCGTTTCTGGAAATAAAGTACTCCTGAGCGGCGGTACCGTTTCCGGTCAGGCGGCCGGCGGTATGTCCTTCCTTGGTGATGCAGTAGAAGTTTCAGGCAATGAAATCACTGTGACAGGCGGCACCATCGAAGAAGGTGTGTATGGCGGCCTTGCGCAGCTTGGCGGCAATGCTTCGGGCAACACCGTGACAATCAGCGGCGGAACCATTAATAAGTATGTATACGGCGGCAGCGCCGATTCCGGCACGGCTTCGAATAATACAGTCAATATTTACGGAGGCACCTTCAAATCAGATACCAGGCTCTATGGCGGTTTCTCTGATGACAGCAGCGGCAATACACTGAATTTCTATACGAAAGGCATAACCGTAGACAAGCTCGGTTATTTCCAGAATCTGAGTTTCTATGTCCCGGAAGATACGACGGCAGGAGAAACGATCCTGACCGTGACAAGCACGGCTGACGTCAGCGGTGCATCCATCAGGGCATCCGTCTACGACTCCATGAAGATGAGCCCCGGCGATACGATCACGCTGATCGACGGCAGGAGCGGCCTTACAGCTGAGGACACAGACTATGGCATGATGAGCGGCAGCAGCACGGTCACGGACGCTGCGTTCCTCAGAAGAGAAGTGAATATCCGGAAAGACGGAGACAAGGTCATCCTCGAAGTTCCTGAGGACAGCGTACCATCCCTCCTTTCTGACACGAAACTCCTCGCCGAAGCAAGGGAAGCTTCCATTGAGACACTTTGGAATGCGTCCGACATAGTCTTCTCTTTCGTACTGGTGGATTCATGCCGTACGCATCCATCGGCGGCTTCGATCTTCGCCATGAAACGGGATCGTATATCGATACGGCCGGCCTGA
- a CDS encoding autotransporter domain-containing protein → MPYASIGGFDLRHETGSYIDTAGLNANIGFARQYEREDYVDTLMPFFEYGRSNYTSHLDDGARADGDQHYTGAGVLYRRDRKDGLHYEALVRAGHLSGDFKGKIDGYDASYDSGAPYIAAIAGLGKVVTRDTNSLDYYGKFFWTHLGSDNVRIDNTLGSSRYDFDSIDSYRTRLGVRWTKDISDIGSCYAGIGWDYEFDSKARASYRSFNTPSPSAEGSSGFLELGWKSRLTKENPWGADVNVTGWAGKQRGVTYTLSVSRAF, encoded by the coding sequence ATGCCGTACGCATCCATCGGCGGCTTCGATCTTCGCCATGAAACGGGATCGTATATCGATACGGCCGGCCTGAATGCGAACATCGGCTTTGCCCGCCAGTACGAAAGAGAAGACTATGTCGATACACTGATGCCATTCTTCGAATACGGCAGGAGCAACTACACCAGCCACCTGGATGATGGTGCAAGAGCCGATGGCGATCAGCACTATACAGGAGCAGGCGTACTCTACCGCCGCGACCGTAAAGACGGACTCCACTATGAGGCACTCGTCCGCGCAGGCCATCTCTCCGGTGACTTCAAAGGAAAGATTGACGGCTATGACGCCTCCTACGACAGCGGCGCTCCATATATCGCCGCCATAGCAGGCCTTGGCAAAGTCGTTACCAGAGACACTAACTCCTTAGACTATTATGGCAAATTCTTCTGGACGCACCTTGGAAGCGACAACGTCCGGATTGATAATACATTAGGCAGTTCCCGGTATGATTTCGATTCCATCGATTCCTACCGTACAAGACTCGGCGTAAGATGGACGAAAGACATTTCCGACATCGGATCCTGCTACGCAGGCATCGGCTGGGATTATGAATTTGACAGCAAGGCAAGAGCCAGCTACAGGAGCTTCAATACTCCAAGTCCTTCCGCAGAAGGATCGAGCGGCTTCCTCGAACTTGGCTGGAAGAGCAGACTGACAAAAGAAAACCCGTGGGGCGCAGACGTCAACGTCACAGGCTGGGCTGGAAAACAGCGCGGCGTGACCTACACACTCTCCGTCTCAAGAGCATTTTAA